One segment of Panicum virgatum strain AP13 chromosome 1K, P.virgatum_v5, whole genome shotgun sequence DNA contains the following:
- the LOC120643068 gene encoding WAT1-related protein At1g21890-like, which translates to MGVGNVLNDVKPYLAMILLQVGFAGMYIVAVASLKRGMSHFVLVVYRNLVATAVMAPFALWFERSVRPKMTLTIFLKIMGLVFLEPVLDQNLYFMGANLTSAGFASALINVLPAVTFVMALILRMERVRLRSVHSQAKIVGTALTVAGAVLMILYHGPVVQFPWTKGQHHDAAAAAAAGQAAGRGFLAGTLYVIAACVAWSGFFVLQANTLQSYPAELSLTALICLMGSLMSGAVALVAERGNMQAWVIGFDTRLFTVVYAGIVCSGVAYYVQGLVSRQRGPVFVTAFNPLCMIVTSVLGSIILKEQITLGSVIGAVIIVLGLYALIWGKSKDHENQVADVSKGGAAAGELPITLAQPNGNGKHEQLGNTRGHVFDVETPAATNGHY; encoded by the exons ATGGGTGTGGGGAATGTTCTGAACGATGTGAAGCCGTACCTGGCCATGATCCTGCTGCAGGTAGGGTTCGCCGGGATGTACATCGTCGCCGTCGCATCCCTCAAGCGCGGGATGAGCCACTTCGTCCTCGTCGTGTACCGGAACCTCGTCGCCACCGCCGTCATGGCGCCCTTCGCGCTCTGGTTCGAGAG GAGCGTGAGGCCTAAGATGACACTCACCATCTTCCTCAAGATCATGGGGCTCGTCTTTCTCGA GCCGGTGCTCGATCAGAACCTGTACTTCATGGGGGCGAACCTGACCTCCGCCGGCTTCGCGTCGGCGCTGATCAACGTCCTCCCCGCCGTCACATTCGTCATGGCGCTCATCCTGCGGATGGAGAGGGTGCGGCTGCGGAGCGTGCACAGCCAGGCCAAGATCGTGGGCACGGCGCTCACCGTCGCCGGCGCGGTGCTCATGATCCTGTACCACGGCCCCGTGGTGCAGTTCCCGTGGACCAAGGGCCAGcaccacgacgccgccgccgccgccgccgccggccaggccgccggccgcggcttcCTCGCGGGGACGCTGTACGTCATCGCCGCCTGCGTCGCGTGGTCGGGCTTCTTCGTCCTCCAGGCCAACACGCTGCAGAGCTACCCCGCGGAGCTGTCGCTGACGGCGCTCATCTGCCTCATGGGCTCGCTCATGAGCGGCGCCGTCGCGCTCGTCGCCGAGCGGGGCAACATGCAGGCGTGGGTCATCGGCTTCGACACCCGCCTCTTCACCGTCGTCTACGCC GGCATTGTGTGCTCCGGCGTGGCCTACTACGTGCAAGGTCTCGTGTCGAGGCAACGAGGCCCGGTGTTCGTCACGGCCTTCAACCCTCTCTGCATGATCGTAACCTCCGTCCTGGGCTCCATCATACTCAAGGAACAAATCACACTTGGAAG TGTGATTGGCGCAGTGATCATCGTGCTAGGCCTGTACGCGCTCATCTGGGGCAAGAGCAAGGACCACGAGAACCAGGTCGCCGACGTCTCCAAGGGCGGcgcagccgccggcgagctgcccATCACCTTGGCGCAGCCCAACGGCAACGGCAAGCACGAGCAGCTCGGCAACACCCGCGGCCACGTCTTCGACGTCGAGACCCCGGCGGCGACCAACGGCCACTACtag